A stretch of the Carassius carassius chromosome 6, fCarCar2.1, whole genome shotgun sequence genome encodes the following:
- the LOC132142145 gene encoding general vesicular transport factor p115-like isoform X1, giving the protein MNYIWEVVGRQPTGQQPSGADTVQKLCDRVASSTLLEDRRDAVRALKSLSKKYRMEVGTMAMDHLVRILQSDRTDTEILGYALDTLYNIVCSDEEEEPADDSEEESQQKQEDDLGSQFSEKFIGEPDNITLLLTLLEEFDFHVRWPGVKLLTALLKSQCAPVQSIVLVSPMGVSRLMDLLADSREVIRNDGLLLLQQLTKGNTAIQKIVAFENAFERLLEIIKEEGSSDGGIVVEDCLLLLLNLLKNNSSNQNFFKEGSYIQKMKPWFEVGDDNSGWSAQKVTNLHLMLQLVRVMVSPVNAPGATASCQKAMFQCGLLQQLCTILMATGVPADILTETINTVSEVIRGSEVNQDYFASVNAPSNPPRPAIVVLLMSMVNERQPFVLRCAVLYCFQCFLYKNHKGQGEIVATLLPSTIDASSISAGQLLCGGLFSADSLSNWCAAVALAHALQDNLTQKEQLLRVQLATSLGKPPVSLLQQCTNILSQGDKLERRGSRVQTKVGLLMLLCTWISNCPIAVMHFLHNQDNVPFLTAQISENLGEDERLVQGLCALLLGICIYYNDNSLENYTKEKLKQLIEKRIGKENFVEKLGFITKHELYSRAAQKPQPIFSAPEHMLFDHEFTKLIKELEGMITKAVLKSSEEEKQEEEVKKTLEQHDSIITQYNALIREQDCQINELKEQVASLSSRSETLQNTVTQQLSQIQQHKDQYNILKLKLGKDAPVNGLQTEEQSQLREQLEELQRQHQLLQTQLTERDALITGLQKAEATPSTDSSPSDVTELQRELEELKAQLKSQSAEITELQREKQELLRASHATGSEVAVCEELESRLSAQTAEALKLKEEVQALLQRKEVMEKELSSASSTAAIMQTEKSQLQHELQESKREQDDLLMLLADQDQKILSLRHRLKALGETIEDEDDLDARDQFDDDDEEECDE; this is encoded by the exons ATGAACTACATCTGGGAGGTAGTGGGCAGACAGCCGACGGGCCAGCAGCCGAGCGGCGCGGACACC GTTCAGAAACTGTGTGACCGCGTGGCTTCATCAACCCTGCTGGAGGACCGGAGAGATGCGGTGCGTGCCCTCAAGTCTCTGTCCAAG AAATACCGAATGGAGGTTGGCACGATGGCTATGGACCATTTGGTTCGAATCCTGCAGAGTGACCG GACAGACACTGAGATCCTAGGTTACGCTTTGGACACTTTGTACAATATAGTTTGCAGTGACGAAGAGGAGGAACCAG CAGATGATTCTGAAG AGGAGAGCCAGCAGAAGCAGGAGGATGATTTAGGATCTCAGTTCAGTGAGAAGTTCATCGGGGAACCAGATAATATCACTCTTCTCCTCACACTGCTGGAG GAGTTTGACTTCCATGTGCGCTGGCCGGGTGTGAAGCTGCTGACCGCGCTTCTGAAGAGCCAATGTGCTCCGGTCCAGAGCATCGTCCTGGTCAGCCCCATGG GAGTGTCCAGGTTAATGGATCTTCTTGCTGACTCCAGAGAAGTCATCCGTAATGAT GGTCTCCTGCTGCTGCAGCAGCTAACCAAAGGCAACACTGCGATTCAGAAGATCGTGGCTTTTGAAAACGCCTTTGAGAGGCTTCTTGAGATCATCAAAGAGGAGGGGTCGAGCGATGGAG GCATCGTGGTGGAGGACTGTCTCTTATTGCTGCTCAACCTCCTGAAGAACAATAGCTCCAACCAGAATTTCTTTAAAGAAGGCTCCTATATCCAGAAGATGAAGCCGTGGTTCGAGGTGGGAGATGACAACTCCGGCTGGTCAGCACAGAAGGTCACCAACCTCCATCTGATGCTGCAG CTGGTGCGAGTGATGGTTTCTCCAGTGAACGCTCCAGGGGCCACGGCCAGCTGTCAGAAGGCCATGTTCCAGTGTGGGCTCCTCCAGCAGCTGTGCACCATCCTCATGGCCACAGGTGTTCCTGCAGACATCCTCACAGAG ACCATCAATACGGTGTCAGAAGTCATCCGTGGCTCTGAAGTGAATCAGGACTACTTTGCATCTGTTAACGCACCATCCAATCCACCAAG GCCGGCGATTGTAGTTCTTCTCATGTCGATGGTGAACGAGAGACAGCCGTTCGTTCTGCGCTGTGCTGTACTTTACTGCTTCCAGTGCTTCCTGTACAAGAACCATAAAGGGCAGGGCGAGATCGTAGCCACACTGCTGCCCTCCACTATAGATG CTAGCTCGATCTCCGCGGGGCAGCTGTTGTGTGGAGGGCTGTTCTCAGCGGACTCTCTGTCAAACTGGTGTGCAGCTGTGGCTCTGGCTCACGCTCTGCAGGATAACCTCACGCAGAAAGAGCAGCTGCTGCGTGTACAGCTGGCCACCAGTCTGGGCAagcctcccgtctccctcctccagcagtgcaccAACATCCTCTCCCAG GGCGATAAGCTCGAGCGGCGG gGCAGTCGAGTGCAGACGAAGGTCGGTCTCCTCATGTTGCTCTGCACCTGGATCAGTAACTGTCCAATCGCTGTCATGCACTTCCTGCACAATCAAGACAACGTTCCCTTC CTGACGGCTCAGATCTCAGAGAACCTGGGTGAGGACGAGCGTCTGGTTCAGGGTCTGTGTGCTCTGCTGCTGGGCATCTGTATCTACTATAATGACAACAGCTTGGAGAATTACACCAA AGAGAAGCTGAAGCAGCTGATCGAGAAGCGCATAGGAAAGGAAAACTTTGTGGAGAAGCTGGGCTTTATAACGAAACACGAGCTGTACTCGCGTGCTGCTCAGAAACCTCAGCCCATCTTCTCGGCTCCAGAACACATGCTGTTCGATCACGAGTTCACCAAACTCATCAAAGAGCTGGAAG GAATGATAACAAAAGCTGTGCTGAAGTCGAGCGAGGAGGAGAAACAGGAAGAAGAGGTGAAGAAGACACTAGAGCAGCATGACAGCATTATAACGCAGTACAATGCGCTGATTAGAGAACAG GACTGTCAGATAAATGAGCTGAAGGAGCAGGTCGCTTCGCTGAGCTCCCGGAGTGAGACGCTGCAGAACACCGTGACACAGCAGCTCTCTCAGATCCAGCAGCACAAGGACCAGTACAACATCCTCAAACTCAAGCTCG gtaaagacgctcctgtgaaCGGCCTGCAGACGGAGGAGCAGAGCCAGCTCAGAGAACAGCTGGAGGAGCTGCAGAGACAACACCAGCTGCTGCAGACACAGCTGACGGAGAGAGACGCTCTCATCACCGGCCTG CAGAAGGCTGAGGCCACACCGTCGACAGACAGCTCACCTTCAGACGTCACAGAGTTACAAAGG GAGCTGGAGGAGCTGAAAGCTCAGCTGAAGAGTCAGAGCGCAGAGATCACAGAGCtccagagagagaaacaggagcTTCTCAGAGCATCACACGCCACA GGTTCAGAGGTCGCTGTGTGTGAGGAGTTGGAGAGCAGACTCTCGGCTCAGACAGCAGAGGCGCTGAAGCTCAAG GAGGAAGTTCAAGCTCTTCTGCAGAGGAAGGAGGTGATGGAGAAGGAGCTGTCTTCGGCCTCGAGCACAGCTGCCATCATGCAGACGGAGAAGAGCCAGCTCCAGCACGAGCTGCAGGAGTCCAAGCGGGAGCAGGACGATCTCCTCATGCTGCTGGCTGACCAGGACCAGAAGATCCTGAGCCTCAGACACCGACTCAAGGCTTTGGGAGAGACG ATTGAAGATGAGGATGATCTGGATGCAAGGGACCAGTTTGACGACGACGATGAAGAAGAGTGTGACGAGTAA
- the LOC132142145 gene encoding general vesicular transport factor p115-like isoform X2 has product MNYIWEVVGRQPTGQQPSGADTVQKLCDRVASSTLLEDRRDAVRALKSLSKKYRMEVGTMAMDHLVRILQSDRTDTEILGYALDTLYNIVCSDEEEEPADDSEEESQQKQEDDLGSQFSEKFIGEPDNITLLLTLLEEFDFHVRWPGVKLLTALLKSQCAPVQSIVLVSPMGVSRLMDLLADSREVIRNDGLLLLQQLTKGNTAIQKIVAFENAFERLLEIIKEEGSSDGGIVVEDCLLLLLNLLKNNSSNQNFFKEGSYIQKMKPWFEVGDDNSGWSAQKVTNLHLMLQLVRVMVSPVNAPGATASCQKAMFQCGLLQQLCTILMATGVPADILTETINTVSEVIRGSEVNQDYFASVNAPSNPPRPAIVVLLMSMVNERQPFVLRCAVLYCFQCFLYKNHKGQGEIVATLLPSTIDASSISAGQLLCGGLFSADSLSNWCAAVALAHALQDNLTQKEQLLRVQLATSLGKPPVSLLQQCTNILSQGDKLERRGSRVQTKVGLLMLLCTWISNCPIAVMHFLHNQDNVPFLTAQISENLGEDERLVQGLCALLLGICIYYNDNSLENYTKEKLKQLIEKRIGKENFVEKLGFITKHELYSRAAQKPQPIFSAPEHMLFDHEFTKLIKELEGMITKAVLKSSEEEKQEEEVKKTLEQHDSIITQYNALIREQDCQINELKEQVASLSSRSETLQNTVTQQLSQIQQHKDQYNILKLKLGKDAPVNGLQTEEQSQLREQLEELQRQHQLLQTQLTERDALITGLKAEATPSTDSSPSDVTELQRELEELKAQLKSQSAEITELQREKQELLRASHATGSEVAVCEELESRLSAQTAEALKLKEEVQALLQRKEVMEKELSSASSTAAIMQTEKSQLQHELQESKREQDDLLMLLADQDQKILSLRHRLKALGETIEDEDDLDARDQFDDDDEEECDE; this is encoded by the exons ATGAACTACATCTGGGAGGTAGTGGGCAGACAGCCGACGGGCCAGCAGCCGAGCGGCGCGGACACC GTTCAGAAACTGTGTGACCGCGTGGCTTCATCAACCCTGCTGGAGGACCGGAGAGATGCGGTGCGTGCCCTCAAGTCTCTGTCCAAG AAATACCGAATGGAGGTTGGCACGATGGCTATGGACCATTTGGTTCGAATCCTGCAGAGTGACCG GACAGACACTGAGATCCTAGGTTACGCTTTGGACACTTTGTACAATATAGTTTGCAGTGACGAAGAGGAGGAACCAG CAGATGATTCTGAAG AGGAGAGCCAGCAGAAGCAGGAGGATGATTTAGGATCTCAGTTCAGTGAGAAGTTCATCGGGGAACCAGATAATATCACTCTTCTCCTCACACTGCTGGAG GAGTTTGACTTCCATGTGCGCTGGCCGGGTGTGAAGCTGCTGACCGCGCTTCTGAAGAGCCAATGTGCTCCGGTCCAGAGCATCGTCCTGGTCAGCCCCATGG GAGTGTCCAGGTTAATGGATCTTCTTGCTGACTCCAGAGAAGTCATCCGTAATGAT GGTCTCCTGCTGCTGCAGCAGCTAACCAAAGGCAACACTGCGATTCAGAAGATCGTGGCTTTTGAAAACGCCTTTGAGAGGCTTCTTGAGATCATCAAAGAGGAGGGGTCGAGCGATGGAG GCATCGTGGTGGAGGACTGTCTCTTATTGCTGCTCAACCTCCTGAAGAACAATAGCTCCAACCAGAATTTCTTTAAAGAAGGCTCCTATATCCAGAAGATGAAGCCGTGGTTCGAGGTGGGAGATGACAACTCCGGCTGGTCAGCACAGAAGGTCACCAACCTCCATCTGATGCTGCAG CTGGTGCGAGTGATGGTTTCTCCAGTGAACGCTCCAGGGGCCACGGCCAGCTGTCAGAAGGCCATGTTCCAGTGTGGGCTCCTCCAGCAGCTGTGCACCATCCTCATGGCCACAGGTGTTCCTGCAGACATCCTCACAGAG ACCATCAATACGGTGTCAGAAGTCATCCGTGGCTCTGAAGTGAATCAGGACTACTTTGCATCTGTTAACGCACCATCCAATCCACCAAG GCCGGCGATTGTAGTTCTTCTCATGTCGATGGTGAACGAGAGACAGCCGTTCGTTCTGCGCTGTGCTGTACTTTACTGCTTCCAGTGCTTCCTGTACAAGAACCATAAAGGGCAGGGCGAGATCGTAGCCACACTGCTGCCCTCCACTATAGATG CTAGCTCGATCTCCGCGGGGCAGCTGTTGTGTGGAGGGCTGTTCTCAGCGGACTCTCTGTCAAACTGGTGTGCAGCTGTGGCTCTGGCTCACGCTCTGCAGGATAACCTCACGCAGAAAGAGCAGCTGCTGCGTGTACAGCTGGCCACCAGTCTGGGCAagcctcccgtctccctcctccagcagtgcaccAACATCCTCTCCCAG GGCGATAAGCTCGAGCGGCGG gGCAGTCGAGTGCAGACGAAGGTCGGTCTCCTCATGTTGCTCTGCACCTGGATCAGTAACTGTCCAATCGCTGTCATGCACTTCCTGCACAATCAAGACAACGTTCCCTTC CTGACGGCTCAGATCTCAGAGAACCTGGGTGAGGACGAGCGTCTGGTTCAGGGTCTGTGTGCTCTGCTGCTGGGCATCTGTATCTACTATAATGACAACAGCTTGGAGAATTACACCAA AGAGAAGCTGAAGCAGCTGATCGAGAAGCGCATAGGAAAGGAAAACTTTGTGGAGAAGCTGGGCTTTATAACGAAACACGAGCTGTACTCGCGTGCTGCTCAGAAACCTCAGCCCATCTTCTCGGCTCCAGAACACATGCTGTTCGATCACGAGTTCACCAAACTCATCAAAGAGCTGGAAG GAATGATAACAAAAGCTGTGCTGAAGTCGAGCGAGGAGGAGAAACAGGAAGAAGAGGTGAAGAAGACACTAGAGCAGCATGACAGCATTATAACGCAGTACAATGCGCTGATTAGAGAACAG GACTGTCAGATAAATGAGCTGAAGGAGCAGGTCGCTTCGCTGAGCTCCCGGAGTGAGACGCTGCAGAACACCGTGACACAGCAGCTCTCTCAGATCCAGCAGCACAAGGACCAGTACAACATCCTCAAACTCAAGCTCG gtaaagacgctcctgtgaaCGGCCTGCAGACGGAGGAGCAGAGCCAGCTCAGAGAACAGCTGGAGGAGCTGCAGAGACAACACCAGCTGCTGCAGACACAGCTGACGGAGAGAGACGCTCTCATCACCGGCCTG AAGGCTGAGGCCACACCGTCGACAGACAGCTCACCTTCAGACGTCACAGAGTTACAAAGG GAGCTGGAGGAGCTGAAAGCTCAGCTGAAGAGTCAGAGCGCAGAGATCACAGAGCtccagagagagaaacaggagcTTCTCAGAGCATCACACGCCACA GGTTCAGAGGTCGCTGTGTGTGAGGAGTTGGAGAGCAGACTCTCGGCTCAGACAGCAGAGGCGCTGAAGCTCAAG GAGGAAGTTCAAGCTCTTCTGCAGAGGAAGGAGGTGATGGAGAAGGAGCTGTCTTCGGCCTCGAGCACAGCTGCCATCATGCAGACGGAGAAGAGCCAGCTCCAGCACGAGCTGCAGGAGTCCAAGCGGGAGCAGGACGATCTCCTCATGCTGCTGGCTGACCAGGACCAGAAGATCCTGAGCCTCAGACACCGACTCAAGGCTTTGGGAGAGACG ATTGAAGATGAGGATGATCTGGATGCAAGGGACCAGTTTGACGACGACGATGAAGAAGAGTGTGACGAGTAA